A single window of Ananas comosus cultivar F153 linkage group 19, ASM154086v1, whole genome shotgun sequence DNA harbors:
- the LOC109724604 gene encoding uncharacterized protein LOC109724604 isoform X1 — protein sequence MATPQQAPDQADVKGSAEPLSIDSNQKAVDAASSQEQPLSDQDEQTRTSDASHEANTIDLSRDSQIKIGSHSEGGEHSSVVQLPNVSASQVQTVLYAGYANPAGEWEDYPHYLSVEGLEIGSAGMYNENHSLLFHTGFGFSPQMPYGPYSPVTTPLPSISGDGQLYSPQHFPFTAPYYQQPPGMPYMNPPSPMSQADPMMPVDPQGAFLTDALSSSSLLFGPRPGYHLSYGSFGRDWSKPSDGSGSVTTLPSPAASPQPIGAPGSFGQSTIPAASGMASQHQKSLYGFGSSNSSYERGYSHSGLYQHVGNFVGSTPSLGMNNRNSIAVDKGRRRGKGSALVCSCNGPLDFLNEQSRGPRATRPKKQAAEQDSLPENKRDKPITGVNEELYNSPDFPTEYTNARFFIIKSYSEDNVHKSIKYGVWASTANGNKKLDSAFHEAKEREDPYPIFLFFSVNASGQFCGVAEMVGPVDFEKSVDYWQQDKWTGQFPVKWHIVKDVPNNLFRHIILENNENKPVTNSRDTQEVKLEQGLEMLTIFKNHEAEMSILDDFEFYEQREKAMQENKALLLQQQQQHQQQQISANSVAGHGDRISHITKSFAQVVRLEEANSRGQLADKSASLNTSASAATPEEAKKPNAAAPKESS from the exons ATGGCGACTCCGCAGCAAGCGCCGGATCAAGCTG ATGTGAAAGGGTCAGCGGAACCATTATCTATAGACTCTAATCAGAAAGCTGTTGATGCTGCGAGCTCTCAAGAGCAG CCTCTTTCTGATCAAGATGAGCAAACAAGGACATCCGATGCTTCACATGAAGCAAATACAATCGATCTATCTAGAGATTCCCAAATCAAGATTGGGTCTCACAGTGAAGGTGGAGAACATAGTAGTGTTGTCCAACTACCAAATGTTAGTGCTTCTCAGGTGCAAACGGTCCTATATGCAG gATATGCTAACCCTGCAGGCGAGTGGGAAGACTATCCCCATTATTTGAGCGTTGAGGGCTTGGAAATTGGATCAGCT ggTATGTACAATGAGAATCATTCCCTTCTCTTCCATACCGGCTTCGGATTCAGCCCACAAATGCCTTATGGGCCCTATTCGCCTGTCACAACTCCGCTACCTTCAATAAGTGGAGATGGCCAGCTCTACTCTCCTCAGCACTTCCCGTTCACAGCTCCTTACTACCAGCAGCCTCCGGGCATGCCGTATATGAATCCTCCATCTCCGATGTCACAAGCTGACCCAATGATGCCCGTCGATCCTCAAGGAGCTTTTCTCACTGATGCTTTGAGTTCAAGTAGCTTGCTTTTCGGGCCGAGACCGGGTTATCATCTATCCTATGGTTCTTTTGGTAGAG ATTGGTCGAAACCATCGGATGGTTCTGGTTCTGTAACTACACTGCCGTCACCTGCAGCTTCACCGCAGCCAATTGGTGCTCCTGGTTCATTTGGACAGAGTACCATTCCTGCGGCTTCTGGAATG GCTTCACAGCATCAAAAATCTTTATATGGTTTCGGATCCTCCAATAGCTCCTATGAAAGAGGGTATTCTCACAGTGGGTTGTATCAGCATGTCGGTAATTTCGTGGGGTCCACTCCAAGCTTGGGCATGAATAACCGAAATTCAATTGCCGTCGACAAAGGCAGGAGACGAGGAAAGGGGAGTGCTTTGGTATGCAGCTGCAATGGGCCTCTCGACTTTCTCAATGAGCAAAGCCGAGGCCCACGGGCCACTAGACCCAAGAAGCAAGCTGCAGAACAGGATTCCTTGCCAGAGAATAAAAGGGACAAGCCCATTACGGGAGTAAATGAAGAGTTGTACAATAGTCCGGACTTTCCTACGGAGTATACGAATGCCAggtttttcataataaaatcaTACAGTGAGGATAATGTCCATAAGAGCATCAAGTATGGTGTTTGGGCCAGCACGGCCAACGGGAACAAGAAGTTGGATTCTGCTTTTCACGAGGCGAAGGAGAGAGAAGATCCCTACcccatttttttgtttttctcg GTAAACGCGAGTGGTCAGTTCTGCGGTGTCGCCGAGATGGTTGGACCCGTTGACTTCGAGAAGAGCGTGGACTATTGGCAGCAAGACAAGTGGACCGGCCAGTTCCCCGTCAAGTGGCACATCGTGAAAGATGTCCCGAATAATCTGTTCCGTCATATCATTCTCGAGAATAATGAGAATAAGCCTGTAACCAACAGCAGAGATACGCAGGAG GTTAAACTGGAACAGGGTCTAGAGATGCTGACTATTTTCAAGAACCATGAGGCCGAGATGTCTATCCTTGACGACTTCGAGTTCTACGAGCAGCGGGAGAAAGCCATGCAAGAGAACAAGgcgctgctgctgcagcagcaacagcagcaccagcagcagcagatATCAGCCAACTCAGTCGCGGGCCATGGCGACCGCATAAGCCACATCACCAAGAGCTTTGCTCAAGTTGTCCGGTTAGAAGAGGCGAACAGCAGAGGCCAGTTAGCCGACAAAAGCGCCTCGCTAAACACTTCCGCTTCGGCTGCCACGCCCGAAGAAGCCAAGAAGCCGAATGCCGCTGCTCCGAAAGAAAGCAGTTAG
- the LOC109724865 gene encoding squamosa promoter-binding-like protein 11 isoform X1: protein MEWSAKTPLLWDWDNPVAAAAEEAAAAAQQRIDDGSIYSSGGSSSSVVDPTLKKEPAISPTAKNTAAAPAAGAGAGVAAIGLRLGKRTYFEDASQSSSSSSAAAAAAAAALKKAKVSQASALSSFCQVEGCNIDLSSAKDYHRKHRVCESHSKCPKVTVNGLERRFCQQCSRCGSFPEVVLGSNSALIEFHALSEFDQKKRSCRRRLSDHNARRRKPQPVAFSFSSSRLSSSFYDEGRQISFVWSKPPTDQMRPLTSSAWGGSSDKLSQMKESWIKSTKAGGVDGQQLQMSNSKLSSPFSTLCHDVDRLMPLKGPEASVTASNLGGAPDLQRALSLLSSSSWGSPDPGTASLIQFVDTNQISASQPAPSYLGNSTSAYHWHDKPLLAQQQPEIPFAANSNVSPLQEFQLLKSPYETSFFDTGRIH, encoded by the exons ATGGAGTGGAGCGCGAAGACCCCGTTGCTTTGGGATTGGGATAACccagtggcggcggcggcggaggaggcggcggcggcggcgcagcagAGGATCGACGATGGGTCTATCTACTCCTCCGGGGGATCGTCGTCGTCGGTTGTGGATCCGACGCTTAAGAAGGAGCCGGCGATCTCGCCGACCGCGAAGAACACGGCGGCGGCGCctgcggcgggggcgggggctgGGGTGGCGGCGATTGGGTTGAGATTGGGGAAAAGGACTTACTTTGAGGATGCATCacagtcgtcgtcgtcgtcttcggcGGCGGCCGCAGCAGCCGCCGCCGCTTTAAAGAAGGCGAAGGTGTCGCAGGCGAGCGCTTTGAGTAGTTTCTGTCAGGTAGAGGGCTGTAATATCGATCTCAGCTCGGCGAAGGATTACCACCGGAAGCATAGGGTTTGCGAGAGCCATTCCAAATGTCCTAAGGTTACTGTCAACGGCCTGGAGCGCCGGTTTTGTCAGCAATGCAGCAGGTGTGGTTCTTTTCCGGAAGTGGTTTTAGGGAGTAATTCGGCGTTGATTGA GTTCCATGCTTTGTCGGAGTTTGATCAGAAGAAGAGGAGCTGTCGCAGACGTCTGTCTGATCATAATGCACGTCGCCGTAAGCCACAGCCCGTGGCGTTCTCATTTAGTTCTTCGAGGctttcttcttcattttatg ATGAGGGACGGCAGATAAGTTTCGTGTGGAGTAAACCTCCGACAGATCAGATGAGACCCCTAACAAGCTCTGCATGGGGAGGCTCATCTGACAAGCTGTCGCAAATGAAAGAATCATGGATCAAATCAACAAAAGCAGGAGGTGTTGATGGACAACAACTGCAAATGAGTAACTCGAAGCTATCAAGCCCCTTCTCAACTCTTTGTCATGACGTGGACAGGCTCATGCCTCTCAAAG GTCCGGAAGCATCTGTAACTGCTTCAAACTTAGGTGGAGCACCGGATCTTCAGcgtgctctctctcttctgtCATCTAGCTCGTGGGGCTCTCCAGACCCTGGAACGGCTTCTCTCATCCAGTTTGTGGACACTAACCAAATAAGCGCTTCTCAGCCCGCACCATCTTACCTGGGAAACTCTACTTCAGCTTATCACTGGCACGATAAACCGCTTTTGGCTCAGCAGCAGCCAGAAATTCCTTTCGCTGCCAATAGCAATGTTAGTCCTCTGCAGGAGTTTCAACTTCTCAAGTCTCCCTACGAGACCAGCTTCTTCGATACTGGTCGGATACATTGA
- the LOC109724604 gene encoding uncharacterized protein LOC109724604 isoform X2, with translation MATPQQAPDQADVKGSAEPLSIDSNQKAVDAASSQEQPLSDQDEQTRTSDASHEANTIDLSRDSQIKIGSHSEGGEHSSVVQLPNVSASQVQTVLYAGYANPAGEWEDYPHYLSVEGLEIGSAGMYNENHSLLFHTGFGFSPQMPYGPYSPVTTPLPSISGDGQLYSPQHFPFTAPYYQQPPGMPYMNPPSPMSQADPMMPVDPQGAFLTDALSSSSLLFGPRPDWSKPSDGSGSVTTLPSPAASPQPIGAPGSFGQSTIPAASGMASQHQKSLYGFGSSNSSYERGYSHSGLYQHVGNFVGSTPSLGMNNRNSIAVDKGRRRGKGSALVCSCNGPLDFLNEQSRGPRATRPKKQAAEQDSLPENKRDKPITGVNEELYNSPDFPTEYTNARFFIIKSYSEDNVHKSIKYGVWASTANGNKKLDSAFHEAKEREDPYPIFLFFSVNASGQFCGVAEMVGPVDFEKSVDYWQQDKWTGQFPVKWHIVKDVPNNLFRHIILENNENKPVTNSRDTQEVKLEQGLEMLTIFKNHEAEMSILDDFEFYEQREKAMQENKALLLQQQQQHQQQQISANSVAGHGDRISHITKSFAQVVRLEEANSRGQLADKSASLNTSASAATPEEAKKPNAAAPKESS, from the exons ATGGCGACTCCGCAGCAAGCGCCGGATCAAGCTG ATGTGAAAGGGTCAGCGGAACCATTATCTATAGACTCTAATCAGAAAGCTGTTGATGCTGCGAGCTCTCAAGAGCAG CCTCTTTCTGATCAAGATGAGCAAACAAGGACATCCGATGCTTCACATGAAGCAAATACAATCGATCTATCTAGAGATTCCCAAATCAAGATTGGGTCTCACAGTGAAGGTGGAGAACATAGTAGTGTTGTCCAACTACCAAATGTTAGTGCTTCTCAGGTGCAAACGGTCCTATATGCAG gATATGCTAACCCTGCAGGCGAGTGGGAAGACTATCCCCATTATTTGAGCGTTGAGGGCTTGGAAATTGGATCAGCT ggTATGTACAATGAGAATCATTCCCTTCTCTTCCATACCGGCTTCGGATTCAGCCCACAAATGCCTTATGGGCCCTATTCGCCTGTCACAACTCCGCTACCTTCAATAAGTGGAGATGGCCAGCTCTACTCTCCTCAGCACTTCCCGTTCACAGCTCCTTACTACCAGCAGCCTCCGGGCATGCCGTATATGAATCCTCCATCTCCGATGTCACAAGCTGACCCAATGATGCCCGTCGATCCTCAAGGAGCTTTTCTCACTGATGCTTTGAGTTCAAGTAGCTTGCTTTTCGGGCCGAGACCGG ATTGGTCGAAACCATCGGATGGTTCTGGTTCTGTAACTACACTGCCGTCACCTGCAGCTTCACCGCAGCCAATTGGTGCTCCTGGTTCATTTGGACAGAGTACCATTCCTGCGGCTTCTGGAATG GCTTCACAGCATCAAAAATCTTTATATGGTTTCGGATCCTCCAATAGCTCCTATGAAAGAGGGTATTCTCACAGTGGGTTGTATCAGCATGTCGGTAATTTCGTGGGGTCCACTCCAAGCTTGGGCATGAATAACCGAAATTCAATTGCCGTCGACAAAGGCAGGAGACGAGGAAAGGGGAGTGCTTTGGTATGCAGCTGCAATGGGCCTCTCGACTTTCTCAATGAGCAAAGCCGAGGCCCACGGGCCACTAGACCCAAGAAGCAAGCTGCAGAACAGGATTCCTTGCCAGAGAATAAAAGGGACAAGCCCATTACGGGAGTAAATGAAGAGTTGTACAATAGTCCGGACTTTCCTACGGAGTATACGAATGCCAggtttttcataataaaatcaTACAGTGAGGATAATGTCCATAAGAGCATCAAGTATGGTGTTTGGGCCAGCACGGCCAACGGGAACAAGAAGTTGGATTCTGCTTTTCACGAGGCGAAGGAGAGAGAAGATCCCTACcccatttttttgtttttctcg GTAAACGCGAGTGGTCAGTTCTGCGGTGTCGCCGAGATGGTTGGACCCGTTGACTTCGAGAAGAGCGTGGACTATTGGCAGCAAGACAAGTGGACCGGCCAGTTCCCCGTCAAGTGGCACATCGTGAAAGATGTCCCGAATAATCTGTTCCGTCATATCATTCTCGAGAATAATGAGAATAAGCCTGTAACCAACAGCAGAGATACGCAGGAG GTTAAACTGGAACAGGGTCTAGAGATGCTGACTATTTTCAAGAACCATGAGGCCGAGATGTCTATCCTTGACGACTTCGAGTTCTACGAGCAGCGGGAGAAAGCCATGCAAGAGAACAAGgcgctgctgctgcagcagcaacagcagcaccagcagcagcagatATCAGCCAACTCAGTCGCGGGCCATGGCGACCGCATAAGCCACATCACCAAGAGCTTTGCTCAAGTTGTCCGGTTAGAAGAGGCGAACAGCAGAGGCCAGTTAGCCGACAAAAGCGCCTCGCTAAACACTTCCGCTTCGGCTGCCACGCCCGAAGAAGCCAAGAAGCCGAATGCCGCTGCTCCGAAAGAAAGCAGTTAG
- the LOC109724962 gene encoding chloroplast envelope membrane protein, translated as MSTLMVTFGRMSSCNSRERFRRKSHAHHMSVFISQRNRIGGLVSFAKRRKKRHLKKRAWWERLFSDEDYEGQVEWSAEDVLGGDAGESREEGITENEEFEAWRRKAEAIIELREAQEDARSEDGRAWEDWIGARDPDWGEGGEPSNEVFDDPSKIMWEKGLVKSIKDTIDGNDDELLFEDRVFKYASTSSAKFIALLVLIPWALDFVVHDYVLMPFLDRYVKLVPLAAEMLDVRRQQKLEMIKALKVESARYRFEAEIGKAPPLSDEEVWLELRDKAIELRDEWRLENRKAFANIWSDMVYGIALFILIYFNQSKVALLKFTGYKLLNNISDTGKAFLIILITDIFLGYHSESGWQVLIEIILERYGLEVDQAAITVFICSVPVVIDACVKFWLFKFLPRLSPNVANIFREMKRH; from the exons ATGAGCACTCTAATGGTTaccttcggcaggatgagcagTTGTAACAGCAGGGAGAGATTTCGGAGGAAATCTCATGCCCACCACATGTCTGTGTTTATTTCCCAACGAAATCGGATTGGCGGTTTGGTGTCTTTCgcgaagaggaggaagaagaggcaTTTAAAGAAGCGGGCTTGGTGGGAGAGATTGTTCTCCGATGAGGACTATGAGGGTCAGGTCGAGTGGAGCGCCGAGGATGTGCTTGGCGGTGATGCGGGGGAAAGTCGGGAAGAAGGGATTACGGAGAATGAGGAGTTCGAAGCATGGAGAAGGAAGGCGGAGGCGATTATAGAGCTGCGGGAAGCGCAGGAGGATGCGAGGAGTGAAGATGGTCGGGCGTGGGAGGATTGGATTGGGGCCCGGGATCCAGATTGGGGCGAAGGGGGTGAACCTTCAAATGAGGTGTTTGATGATCCAAGTAAGATAATGTGGGAGAAGGGTTTAGTTAAATCCATCAAGGATACGATTGACGGGAATGATGACGAGTTGTTGTTCGAGGATAGGGTTTTCAAGTATGCTTCGACAAGCTCG GCAAAATTTATCGCTTTGCTGGTCTTGATTCCATGGGCTCTAGACTTTGTGGTTCATGACTATGTTCTCATGCCTTTTTTAGATAG GTATGTGAAGCTCGTGCCCCTTGCTGCTGAGATGCTTGATGTTAGAAGACAACAAAAACTTGAGATGATAAAGGCTCTAAAAGTTGAAAGCGCAAGATACCGCTTTGAAGCAGAGATTGGTAAAGCTCCTCCTCTTTCTGATGAAGAAGTCTGGTTAGAGTTGCGGGACAAAGC GATAGAGTTGAGAGATGAATGGAGATTGGAGAACCGAAAAGCATTTGCAAATATCTGGTCCGATATGGTGTATGGCATTGCACtgtttattcttatttatttcaaTCAGAGCAAG GTTGCTTTGCTCAAGTTTACAGGGTATAAgctattaaataatatttcagACACCGGAAAGGCATTTCTTATCATTCTAATTACGGACATTTTTTTGGG GTACCATTCTGAGTCGGGTTGGCAGGTGTTGATAGAAATTATCCTTGAGAGATATGGGCTTGAGGTTGATCAAGCTGCGATTACCGTTTTTATCTGCTCAGTTCCAGTGGTTATTGATGCTTGTGTGAAGTTTTGG TTATTCAAGTTCCTTCCAAGGTTGTCTCCAAACGTGGCAAATATTTTTCGGGAAATGAAGCGTCACTAA
- the LOC109724865 gene encoding squamosa promoter-binding-like protein 11 isoform X2 encodes MEWSAKTPLLWDWDNPVAAAAEEAAAAAQQRIDDGSIYSSGGSSSSVVDPTLKKEPAISPTAKNTAAAPAAGAGAGVAAIGLRLGKRTYFEDASQSSSSSSAAAAAAAAALKKAKVSQASALSSFCQVEGCNIDLSSAKDYHRKHRVCESHSKCPKVTVNGLERRFCQQCSRFHALSEFDQKKRSCRRRLSDHNARRRKPQPVAFSFSSSRLSSSFYDEGRQISFVWSKPPTDQMRPLTSSAWGGSSDKLSQMKESWIKSTKAGGVDGQQLQMSNSKLSSPFSTLCHDVDRLMPLKGPEASVTASNLGGAPDLQRALSLLSSSSWGSPDPGTASLIQFVDTNQISASQPAPSYLGNSTSAYHWHDKPLLAQQQPEIPFAANSNVSPLQEFQLLKSPYETSFFDTGRIH; translated from the exons ATGGAGTGGAGCGCGAAGACCCCGTTGCTTTGGGATTGGGATAACccagtggcggcggcggcggaggaggcggcggcggcggcgcagcagAGGATCGACGATGGGTCTATCTACTCCTCCGGGGGATCGTCGTCGTCGGTTGTGGATCCGACGCTTAAGAAGGAGCCGGCGATCTCGCCGACCGCGAAGAACACGGCGGCGGCGCctgcggcgggggcgggggctgGGGTGGCGGCGATTGGGTTGAGATTGGGGAAAAGGACTTACTTTGAGGATGCATCacagtcgtcgtcgtcgtcttcggcGGCGGCCGCAGCAGCCGCCGCCGCTTTAAAGAAGGCGAAGGTGTCGCAGGCGAGCGCTTTGAGTAGTTTCTGTCAGGTAGAGGGCTGTAATATCGATCTCAGCTCGGCGAAGGATTACCACCGGAAGCATAGGGTTTGCGAGAGCCATTCCAAATGTCCTAAGGTTACTGTCAACGGCCTGGAGCGCCGGTTTTGTCAGCAATGCAGCAG GTTCCATGCTTTGTCGGAGTTTGATCAGAAGAAGAGGAGCTGTCGCAGACGTCTGTCTGATCATAATGCACGTCGCCGTAAGCCACAGCCCGTGGCGTTCTCATTTAGTTCTTCGAGGctttcttcttcattttatg ATGAGGGACGGCAGATAAGTTTCGTGTGGAGTAAACCTCCGACAGATCAGATGAGACCCCTAACAAGCTCTGCATGGGGAGGCTCATCTGACAAGCTGTCGCAAATGAAAGAATCATGGATCAAATCAACAAAAGCAGGAGGTGTTGATGGACAACAACTGCAAATGAGTAACTCGAAGCTATCAAGCCCCTTCTCAACTCTTTGTCATGACGTGGACAGGCTCATGCCTCTCAAAG GTCCGGAAGCATCTGTAACTGCTTCAAACTTAGGTGGAGCACCGGATCTTCAGcgtgctctctctcttctgtCATCTAGCTCGTGGGGCTCTCCAGACCCTGGAACGGCTTCTCTCATCCAGTTTGTGGACACTAACCAAATAAGCGCTTCTCAGCCCGCACCATCTTACCTGGGAAACTCTACTTCAGCTTATCACTGGCACGATAAACCGCTTTTGGCTCAGCAGCAGCCAGAAATTCCTTTCGCTGCCAATAGCAATGTTAGTCCTCTGCAGGAGTTTCAACTTCTCAAGTCTCCCTACGAGACCAGCTTCTTCGATACTGGTCGGATACATTGA